Genomic segment of Candidatus Protochlamydia amoebophila UWE25:
AATGCAACCGTTAGTATCCCTTCACTTCTAGCTCCTAATGATATTTCTGGTTCATTAGACAACTTTTTTAAAGTGCTAAGTGAAGCAAAAGTACAGCTTAATCTTCAATTTCGTACTGCTGAATTTATTGACCAGTTAACAAGACGACAAGATAGCCGAGAAGCGGGTCTTCAAGCTTTAGGCCTCGTCGGTGAATTTGCAAGGAGAGAAGTTGCTTTGCAGCAAACAAAAGAAGCCGCTGAAGCAAAAATGGCAGAAATTCACAATCTTAATGAAGCGATAAAAAATCAAATTAATGATCAAAATAATGCCATTGATAATATTAATAATGGAAATAGCCAAGAAAAATCAAAATACCAAGAGTTGATTAATAATTATAACTCTTATGTAGCTAAACTTGCTGAAAATGGCATTACGATCAATGGCAATGGAACCGCTACAATTCCTGATGGCAAGGTTAATATCTTTAACTCCCTCACACAGACTTATTTTGGACAAGTAGCTGGATTCAATAATTATATAGGATCCCGCAAAAACGAATTGAATAATTATAACAACACAGCCAATTCTTATAATCAAACGGCAACTGCGAATAATGAATGGATCAATAACTTAGTAAAAGATCTTGCCCTACAAGACTATTTAGATAAACATCAACTAACAGTTCCTTTACAGGCAGCAGCTGGTACTAGGAATACCACAGAAATTCCTCAAGAAGCAGCCCCTGCCGCTGCTGGTGCCGCAGGAGTTGTGGCTATTCCTACTCCATCTGCCTATGCTTATTCAGTTGCCAATGGAACCCGTTCGTTGGCTATTGGGAAAGTTCCTGACTATCAAGAACTTAACGAAAATGAAGTCAAACCAGTCATTGAAGATGGATATTATACGCAAATCGTTAAACCTGTGGACTCCGATATCATTTATAATTCCCAATATTGGGGTTTTTTACGAGTCTTAAGCATTTTTAATCCTAATCGAGATTATGTTCCGGATCCTTTGCTAAATTTTAAACCACTAGCCAAGAAAATCTCACCTAACACAATTGTGGAAGCTATGCAACCTATTCAAGGAAATAATGCACAAGGAGCAGGAGGGCTTACAGTTGAATCAGCCGGATTAGATAATCCTCACATTACAGCTATCTTAGGGCAAGCTGCCTTCGCACAAGCTCTTCGAAATGCAAACTTAAATTTAACAGAAGAGCAAATCCAAGAATATTCAAATAATCTTGTGCTTTTATCCTCGGATTTAATTGCTCAAAGTAGCATTGATGCACTCTTACCAAGTTTAGCACCTATTTTATCTCAGCTAGAAACAACTCCTCAAGATAGTCCTCTTTTTAGCCTTTCATTTTCCCTTTCTTTTGCTAACCGTATTAATGAATTAACTGGCCATGGATTGACAGAAGAATCCCTTAAAGAATTTTTAAGTGGCATCCCAGCTCTTCAAAATTTAAGTAAAGCGGATATTGCCACCCTAACAGCCAATTTAAATTTAGGTTTATTACTTACTTCTTCTAAATTATTAGAATCGAGTTTAGGATTACCAGGCATTTCTCAACAACTTATTCTTTCTCAACTTCCTCCTGAATTATCTTCAAGCATTATTAGTCAAGCTTCTATACAAAGTGATCAATTGAATGCCGATTTAAAAACACAGATTAATGCTAATTTTATCCAACAAGGTTTTGCGGAAGATCAAGCTGCTTTTTTAGCGAATCTAGGGCAAGAAATGATTAAAAATGACATTTTAAGACCTTCGCCAACTTCTATTTCTGAGAATAATTTAAATACGCAATTATTAACGGATTCAATCAAGGCAAGTTTAATTTTGTCCGATTCTAAAATTTATGATTTGGCTAAAGCTGATGCAATTGCAAATGAAGTTGTTTCAAGGACACTAAGTGATAGCGAAGGAGCTATTATTTCTTCGACTCAATTTAAAGCCAATCTTGAATCGAATTTAAGAGATTCGAATATTTCTTCTAGTCAGATTGATGAAATTTTAAAAGATGTTATTTTAGTGTCTTCTCAAAATGCATTTAATCAAGAACAGCTTAATTTGACTCAGTTGATTGAACAATCTGTCAATTCGCTTGTTCCGCAAGGTGGAGGACAACTAGCTAAACTTATTAGCGCAGAAATTGCAAATACCTTGTTTGGCCATTATAATCCAGATACTAGAGATATTGCCAATTTAAAATCTCCTTTGTCTTTGATTAATTTAGTCAATGATCAATTGAATAAACTTGAAATTGATCAAAATAACGAATCTGCAAAAGCAGTCTCTGAAGCATTTAAGGCAACTTTGTTAACAACGACAGATTTTTATGCCTTTTCATTACAAGTAATGGATCCCGCTTATTCTTTAGTTTATTCCGTTGGAACTGGCTTAATGTATGCAGGGCAAGAGCCGGAAAATTACAGAAAATCTATAGATATCATTGTCTAATAAATGGAGATGTAATAAATAAAATAATTTGTTGACAATGCATAAAACAAAGCATAAATCATAATGTAAGGAGGGTGTGTATGGAAGTGGCCATTATAGGACTAGGCGCCGCCTCTGTCAGCCTCACAGAGTATTATAGTATCAATGTCTTACAAAAGTATACAGATTTGATCACCCCTCTAAAAACGATATTTTCAAAAGACTCTTCCGAATTAACGGCTGAAGATTATGATTTAATTTTAAAGCAAGTGGATAGTCTGAAACAGTTAGCAAAAGAGGGTGTCCAAGACACAAACGGAACTGATACTTATCAAAGTTTTATGAATCAGGCCATGGTCACACCATTAAATGATATTATGAAAACTTTATCGATAGTAGGAATTCCTCCAGATCCCAATGCTGGACCCTTAAGTGATTCAGCAAAAATAGCCACTCTCATGGGTTGGAAATCCTTACCTAATTTCCAAATTGATGTTCTAGGACCACTGAATGCAGCATTGTCGATACAATTAGAAGCTTATCAATATACTGTCAATATTGAAAATCCGGGGACAGGAATTATTTCGACCTTAACAGTATTAGCCTCGCCAGGACGTTCTCTGCAAAGTATGCTTGAATTAGAGTATATAGGCGCAGGTAATACTCAAATGGCTGGTAAAATGGCTGATTTGGAGCAAGCTTTAAGTTTGTCTCAACAGATTTTAACGACTTTAACAGGAATTCAAAATATCTCTAACCAAATTCAAGTTTACAATAAAATTCCTTTCAGATTACCCAATACTGCCGATTTAGATGACTATAAAAAACAATATAAAAAACAAGCAAGTGCCTATTTTGCTCAAATTTTTCCTACTGCTGAACCAGTTGCCGATTCTGCTCAAAAACTTTTAAATCTCAAACAAACCTTATGGGATCAAATGGTAGCTCTTGAAGCTGCGAACCCTACTAGTGGACGCAATGTGACAGGTTCACTTGCTAATGCAGTTTACAAAGTTGTTCAAGATATTAGCGCAGCTTTTGTCGGGGTTGATTTAACTGCTGCCAATGCCCAGGATCAACTATTTGCTTCTGTAAAAAAATGGATCATGGATAACCAAGATGTTCGTATTGACGATGCAGGAAGCAATAAAAATGCAGGTGCAATTCAAGATCGACTTGCCTCTGCAATGACAACCGCTCAAAATTTAGAAGAGAGCCAAAGAGAAGATGTTCGCCGTTATTTACTACTCTTCCAAGAATTTTATAAATCTGCCATGAGTATGATTCAATTATTGGGAACTATTTTTGACAAAATTAATAAAGGAATATTTAAAGAGTAATTATTTGTTTAATTAAATAATTAATAATATAATAAAATTATAGAAATTTTTAATTATTTACTTACATGTTAATAAGTAAGTAATTTAAGGAGTTTGAATATGAGTGCTAACTTTACAATTGATGGAATTGGTTCCGTTCCTTCGAATGTTGCAGAGTATACGAGTGGGTCTGTTGTCAAAGCATATCTTGAAAGTATCAATATTATTGCAGAAATTTTCAATAGACGCAGTAGTAATCCAAACAGTAGTGATTCTCCCTTAAGTGATACGGACTTTGATAATTTAATTGCAGCTATGAATAAGCTACGAGATTTGGCTAAGAATGGGGTAACTGATGGAAATCCTCCCTTAACATTCTATTTAACCGCAGAAATGGCCACCAATCTTGATTTAGTTTTTAAATCTTTAAAAGCAGCAGGTATCGTTCTTGATGTTACCTATCCTTCTGGCAAAACAACTCTGCTAGAAAGTTGGCAAAGCCTGGCTGGATTTGGCGTTCAGCAAATCATGAATGCGGCTACAAGCGTTTCCACAAGTTCCACTCGCACCTTGCAAAGTATGGTAGAGCTAGAATATGTCAAACAAGGTAATGACCTTTTGGCTGTAAAATTTCAGGCTTTAGAGCAAAGTTTGAAAACAACACAAGGAATTTTAGATACCTTAGCTCTCATTCAAGGAATTTCAAATCAAGTTACTATCACAAATAAAGGAGATTTTGCCTTTCCTCCTACGAATAACTGGCAAATCCCTTCTACAGCCGTTGCCCAAATTCAACAAGCTTTCAATGAGATTGCAAACGGGCAAGATTCGAGTGATTTGATTAACAGAATGAGAAATTTTCAAACCACTTATAATAATGACGTAGCCACTGCCAAACAAAATGCTGCTGCGAATGGAACGACATTCAGCACTGAATTTAGTAAGTTAACTAATGCCTCCAAGCTTATGAGTGACGTTGTCCTTCATAACTGGGAAACATCCACTGGAAGTGGGAAAGATAGTTCTACAGAAAATATGAAAATTGAATATTACACAAAAATTTATAAAGTTGTTGCAAGCGCACAATTTACTCAAGTATTTCCAGTTGCTACACCGACAAGTACAGCGGCAACAGAATTATTGGCAGCCAAACAAAAATTATATCAACGTTTGGTGGATTTAGAAGCTATTTCTCCAGACAATACACGCTCTGTCGAAGGCACATTAGCCAGTATGATCTTTAAAGTGGTTCAAGACATTAGTTCCGCTTTTCTTGGACTCGATGGATCCACAGCAACGCCAGAACAACTAAAAACAGCAGTTTCCAAATGGATTATAGATAATCAAGATCAAAAAATTAGCTCACAGGCTGGAAATAATGTAGGTTCGATCCAAGATCGAATTACGCAGGCAATTACAGCCGCACAATCTTTAAACGATACAGAAAAAGAAAACGTTAGAAACTATCAATTTGTTTTTCAACAATTCTATCAATCCGCAAGCACTGTTTTACAAAAAGTGACCCAAATTGTAGAAAAATTAGCACAAGGGATATCTAGATAATTAACATATTTTTTGAATTATTAATAGTTTTTAGAAATTAAAAATATGAAATTGAAATAAAGCTATTTCCTTGAGGTCCTTAAGGAGGATGAATATGGCTGATAATATTACGTTTGACGATGGATATAATCAAACAAGTTTTTTAGATGGGCTACAATACGTTCCTAATGCCGTTCTGGGTAATGATATCCCCATTACGGGCTTACCTGCTGGTTATTATGCAAGTAATAATCTTACTGCTTTACCTACGAGTATCTTACCATATAAACTAGCGACAGAATTTCCAGGCCAAACTCCCCGTACTACGGCAGAAGATTTTGATGGTTTTTTAAGGCAATATAGTCTTCCAAATACTCCAGGAGCTGTTATTCCGACTAAAACGTTTACAAGTTTATCCGGCCTAGCATCAGCTTGGTATGTGGATTTTATGAATGAAAGTAGCTCAAAAAATGGATTATACAACAGTTTATTACAAGAATTTGCATCTGCGTTAAATATTCAAATTGATAGCTCAGGAAATATCACAGGGGGTGATTGGCAAATTTTGACCGGTACTCCTACTGTCAGCCCTGCTGTCAATTTTAGTGCTTCCAGTGCAAATAACCCTTTTATTCGCGCTTTCAACAATTTTTTGAGTACTTATACTTATCCGCAATCGCCTTTATCAGGAGATCTAGCTTATTATAAAAATTTTCTAGATCAATGGCATTCCTATTTGTCAAATATTAGTTTACTCAATACTCCCGATTCGAGCACTCCTGCCAACTTTCAAAATTTAATAAGCTATGAAGCGATTTACAAAGCTTATGCCAAAGATCCATCAGATGAAGCATTTAAACTACGTTTAAAACAATTTTACCAAGAAGAGATGAGTTCCAAGGGATATTTTATGCCCAGCCAAAGTTTGGCAGATTGGGTCACCGCCATTCGTAATGAAAACAATGTCAACATGAATTTAGAATTAATTGGTTCTTCTCTAGCAGGAAATAGTTCAGAAAAAGCTCTTGTGCTTAATAGAATTATATTGCTATTGATTTCACTTATAAAAACTTTACAGGATGTGGGGATTGCGCAAGCTAATCGACTAACGTATCTTACTAAATATCAAAACGTTTATACAGCTTTACAAACACAAATACCTGTCTTTTTAAAAGATGGTTCCAATCCATTAGGAGGTTCCTCAACAGAAGCTGGGCAAACTCGTAATGACTTAAACTCTTCTTTTAACGGTATTTTAACTGATAATTTAAGATCGCTAAGAGGAATTCAAGAGGATAATGCTAAAAAACTGCAATCCAAAGTTAATTCAACTAACGATGCAGTAAACCAACAGACAGATATGGTATCAACGTTTATCCAACAAATGCAAACCCTTTTAAACGCAATTTTACGTTAAGAAATAAAAAATTTAAGTATTCACTCAATAAACGCAAAATTCACTAGATTAATGATATGAAGCATTCTGAGTGTAAAAAAGAACTTTCTCATTAAATTAAAGACATAAGAATAAGAAATAGGAGGAGACCATGAAAGGTTCTCGTGGAGTAAAAAGTCAGATGAAAAAAGACGCCTTAAATGCTTCGATGGTTGAAGATGAGAAGTTCAAAAAATCTTATGGGGATATCATGGGACGTATGTTCAGTGAAGGAATGACACCCAAAGATGCCATGGGGGTAAACAGCAACATTTTAGAAAGTGTATATGCACAAGCTTACCGTCTATATAATACAGGAAAATATATTGAAGCCGTTCATTTGTTTCGTGTTTTAATTATGATGAACTATGCAGAATCGAAGTATGTATTAGGACTAGCCGCTTGTTTTCATATGATGAAAGAATATAAAAATGCCATACAAACTTATACAATGTGTAGTGCGATCGATCCTAATACACCTATCCCCTATTATCACTCTTCTGATTGCTTTATTCAAATGAAAGACTATTTATCAGCGATGCTTTGTCTACAATTGGCTATTGATAAATCTCAAAATAAGCCCGAATTTGCAAAAATTAAAGAACGTGCGATTTTAAGTTTAGAAAGTTTAAAACAACAAAATCTCCCATCACAACCCATAAAAATGGAAGAAGACGAACTTTAAATAAACTGCTTAAAACATTAGACAGATGAATTAAAGGTGAAATTTAAGTCATCACAATCATCATTAATTTATCTGGTTAGACAATCATAAATTTACTTAACCCTAAAAGAGGTTAACTATGGGAAATACTATTTCTGATGGCAATAACTATCAATCTGCTGATTATACATTTCAATCTCCCTCTAATACAGGTACAGAAACATCAAATTCTGTTCAATTCAAATTTGTTCTCACTGACGATACAATTGCGTCTGCAGATTTCTTTTCAACTATTCAATTTTTTGTACCGACTACTTACACTGCTGATGCTTCTGTTCCCACACTTGCTTCTCCCGAAACCGAAGAAATCGGTGAACAGCTCCCTTACGGAACAACAGAACAAGGGATGATTAAAAAGTTTTTTTCAGATCAAGTAATCTCTGCTTTAAAGGGGCAAGGGTTAACTCCTGAAGAAGCTGAGACTGTTTACGAAGCAATTATGAGTGGAACAGTTCCTGCTGATCCAAACCTTGCAGAAATTGCAAAAAAAATTAGCAAAAATGTCACTGCAAAAACAATTACCGAAGGTAATTTACCTGCTTCTTGGACTTTAACCTCCACAGACGCTAAAGACTGGACTCCTTTACCCATTCTTCCTTATGGATCAGATCAGCAAGCTCAAGTTAATGAATATTATGACCAAACTGTTTTAAATAAAGTGACAACATATTTAGAAGAACATGCCCTAGAACTAGATCCTGATCAAGCCATGAATTTAATGAAAGCTGTTCAAACAGGAGAAGTATCTTCTGATATTGCAGACATATACATTCAATTAACCGCTGAAGCAAGAGTAGAAACACAAAAAGCTTTTGGATTACCAAATAGTTGGTTTAAAGGCACAACTACTGTAGATGATTGGAAACCTATAAATGTAGGCCTAATCACTCCTGCCAAAGTTGCTAATGCTCGTTTAGAAGGATTACTTGGAAATGCTGAAGCCATATTCACAGACATCTCCGCCGCAGCAAATGCGCTTTTAGATGGCCCTCCCCCTATTCCTGTGGATGATCCAAGAAGAGTTGCTTTAACAGAATTTTTAAAAATTATTGGTGATGCTATCAAAGATTTAAAAGCAACTCTTCGGGAGATTCAAGTTCACGATGCCGAAAAATCAAAAGAAAATGCAAAAGCCAAATTTGGTGAGTTAGCTGACAGACGCCTTCGAGCGCAAGAGCAAGCAGAAAAAATGGAAAAAATGCTGAAGAAGCAAAAACAAATGAAATCGATGGGCCTTGCGATGAAAATTATTGGGCCTATTATTGCTGCTTTATCAACGATTATAGGAACTCTTATTGCCATTGCTTCTTTAGGAACAGCAACAGCTGCATCAGTTGCTATAATCGCAGCTGGAGTTGCAGTAGGTATCGCAATGACAGCCTATTCAATCGCAGATTCTGTAACTGGCGTCACTCAAAAAATTATCACAGCCTTTAAAGATGCCTTGGATAAACTGATGCCTGATTCACCGGATTGGGTTAAATCTCTTGTTAAAGCTTTAATTGTCGCTGCTGTTGTAGCCGTTTTAGCTGTCATTATTGTTCTTGCTATGGCTTCAGGTAGTGGAGCTGGAGCAGCAACTAACGCGGCATCTCAAGCTGTCCAACAAACCATTCGCATAGCAGTTACCGAAGCTATTAAGCAAATGGCTCTTCAGGCAATGATCATGGCTATTATGAGCAGTAATGCTTTACCAGAGCTAGTTGGAGGCATTTTAAAAGCTTCTGGAGTAGACAAAAAAACTCAACAAATTGTTGAGATGGTTGTCATGGCTATCACTCTTATTGCGTGTGTCATCGCTATGGCAAAAGTCGGGGGCGCAAAATCGGGCGGGACTGAGCAAAAAGCTGCTGATGCCGCAGAAGAAGCCACAAAAGAAGCTGCCAAAACTGTGACTCAACGAGCCTCAGACGCTTTAAAAGATTTTAAATCGCAATTAGATAACGTAAAAGAATCCATAAAAAAACTTCCAGAAACTATGCAACAAGAATTTAAATCAATGATGCAAGGATTTAAAAACCTTGATAAATGGGACGTTTTAAACGCTGTTGCGCAATCTGCTCCATTAGCTGTTCAAATGACTGGAGGAGCTATAACTGGGTCTATGCAACTTAAAGTCAGCCGTTTATTAAAAGAAGTGGGTGAAATAAAATCTGCGGAAGAGGAACTTGAAGGGTTAATTCAAGCTTTAGAAAAACTTTTAAAAAATATTCAGCAAGGAATGAATAATCGAGATGACTT
This window contains:
- a CDS encoding SycD/LcrH family type III secretion system chaperone, with translation MKGSRGVKSQMKKDALNASMVEDEKFKKSYGDIMGRMFSEGMTPKDAMGVNSNILESVYAQAYRLYNTGKYIEAVHLFRVLIMMNYAESKYVLGLAACFHMMKEYKNAIQTYTMCSAIDPNTPIPYYHSSDCFIQMKDYLSAMLCLQLAIDKSQNKPEFAKIKERAILSLESLKQQNLPSQPIKMEEDEL
- the sctE gene encoding type III secretion system translocon subunit SctE, coding for MGNTISDGNNYQSADYTFQSPSNTGTETSNSVQFKFVLTDDTIASADFFSTIQFFVPTTYTADASVPTLASPETEEIGEQLPYGTTEQGMIKKFFSDQVISALKGQGLTPEEAETVYEAIMSGTVPADPNLAEIAKKISKNVTAKTITEGNLPASWTLTSTDAKDWTPLPILPYGSDQQAQVNEYYDQTVLNKVTTYLEEHALELDPDQAMNLMKAVQTGEVSSDIADIYIQLTAEARVETQKAFGLPNSWFKGTTTVDDWKPINVGLITPAKVANARLEGLLGNAEAIFTDISAAANALLDGPPPIPVDDPRRVALTEFLKIIGDAIKDLKATLREIQVHDAEKSKENAKAKFGELADRRLRAQEQAEKMEKMLKKQKQMKSMGLAMKIIGPIIAALSTIIGTLIAIASLGTATAASVAIIAAGVAVGIAMTAYSIADSVTGVTQKIITAFKDALDKLMPDSPDWVKSLVKALIVAAVVAVLAVIIVLAMASGSGAGAATNAASQAVQQTIRIAVTEAIKQMALQAMIMAIMSSNALPELVGGILKASGVDKKTQQIVEMVVMAITLIACVIAMAKVGGAKSGGTEQKAADAAEEATKEAAKTVTQRASDALKDFKSQLDNVKESIKKLPETMQQEFKSMMQGFKNLDKWDVLNAVAQSAPLAVQMTGGAITGSMQLKVSRLLKEVGEIKSAEEELEGLIQALEKLLKNIQQGMNNRDDFIAQLQQMYTSIYDAAAKTQNQMFNALQG